From the genome of Alteromonas stellipolaris:
CGAGAATGCGCCAACCCTGCCAAAGAATCACTGGCATTCAGCCAAAAATCGCATTAACCGAAAGCTGTTCGGCAAAACCGCTCAGCACTAGTGGATTCAGTAAAAGTGCATATTGCAAAAGTGCGAAAGCGGCTGTATGTAAAAGCGCTATAGCGGTAGCCGCTTTAATACAAAGTCTTTTAAAGACAAAGCCTCCTGATGACAAAGCCAGCACGCTCTCTTCAGTTAACGTGTATTACCCTTGGGTAAATTGCTCGTAGGCTAACATGGCATCAGCGGCATACATTAATGATGGGCCGCCACCCATATAAATGGCCATGCCTAGGGTTTCTTCTAACTCTTCTTTGGTTACGTTTAAATCGACCAGTGCTTTTACGTGAAAGCCAATGCAGCCGTCACACCGCGTTGAAATACCAATGGCTAATGCAATTAGCTCTTTGGTTTTTTTATCTAGGGCGCCGTCTTGAGTTGCTGCTTTCGCCATAGCTGAAAAACCTTGCATGGTGTCGGGTATGCCAGCTCGAAGAGACTTCATGTTATCTGAAATGCGTTTAGTTATATCAGGGTACGACTTGCTCATTTGATGATCCTTTTTACTATTAACGGTAAAGACTAAGCACAAAGTAAACAAATTCTTATATGCACATTAGCTTATGTATCAGTGCGTCATATAGTCGTCAACTTAGATTAAGGTGAAATTGCGGAAGTTGTAACAAAACGTGCAATATGCTTGTCTTACATCAATTAATGACCACATTATGTAGAGGCACGTATGGTTAAGTGCAACTAAAAGGGAACGGGTGGCTCATGCAAAACAGTTTGTCTTCTTTACTTGATAAGGTGCGCTTAGCCGCGTCAGCATCAGGGGAAACCCTGTCTGATATTTTCAGTAAAGAAACCCATAGATTTACCATTACCGGCTTAAGCCGAAGCGGAAAATCTATGTTGTTCACCAGCTTAATGACCATGCTGAAAAGTCGCAGCGAAGAAGGTTATGCTTGTATGCCTTTGTTGCGATATCTTCCGCCTTCACAGGTAGAATTCATGCGGATTGAACCCATAGACGGGTACAAGCCTTTCCCTCTCAAAGAGAACATGGATGCGCTGGCATCAGGTCGGTGGCCTGAGGCTACCGAAGAAGCTTATGGATTTAAGCTTGTTGTGCGGTTAACACAAACCATGAGTATTAAGCGCCACCTTTTGCCCCACACCGATATTGTTTTTGAATTTATCGACTATCCAGGG
Proteins encoded in this window:
- a CDS encoding carboxymuconolactone decarboxylase family protein, which produces MSKSYPDITKRISDNMKSLRAGIPDTMQGFSAMAKAATQDGALDKKTKELIALAIGISTRCDGCIGFHVKALVDLNVTKEELEETLGMAIYMGGGPSLMYAADAMLAYEQFTQG